In Aedes albopictus strain Foshan chromosome 3, AalbF5, whole genome shotgun sequence, the following are encoded in one genomic region:
- the LOC115259314 gene encoding uncharacterized protein LOC115259314 → MNKLFIVFALVGAIIAAPTQHDESDIVIDCLNEVLDAIEAENVEELAEVIAEARLTIRYLIERHRRCQEIPRDDPPSRLQEIQIAACENAWRLTVAVELARISAAISEHTENGRDLVAQFSECSGISLPRPEPEPEPEY, encoded by the exons ATGAATAAGCTGTTCATTGTATTTGCTCTAGTTGGGGCGATCATCGCTGCTCCCACGCAA CACGACGAGTCGGACATAGTTATCGACTGCCTGAAT GAGGTGCTTGACGCGATAGAAGCTGAAAACGTAGAGGAACTGGCTGAAGTGATTGCCGAAGCACGCCTGACCATCAGATATTTGATCGAACGCCATCGGCGCTGCCAGGAGATACCACGTGATGACCCACCGAGCCGTTTGCAGGAAATTCAAATTGCGGCGTGTGAAAATGCCTGGCGGTTGACTGTGGCCGTTGAGTTGGCTCGTATTTCGGCGGCAATCAGTGAGCACACTGAAAATGGGCGCGATTTGGTGGCTCAGTTTTCCGAGTGCTCTGGCATTTCGCTGCCAAGGCCCGAACCGGAACCAGAACCAGAGTATTAA